In the genome of Zootoca vivipara chromosome 6, rZooViv1.1, whole genome shotgun sequence, the window CACTCGGGAACGCGCGGGAAAAGGCTCTCCCGAAGCGACCCGTAAGCGACTCCCAGCGCTACGCGTCGCGAGTCTAAACTCAACGTCTATGGCCACTGCCGGGTGGCACCAGCCTGAGTTCTGCAACCGTTGCTCATTAAAAgaggcgcttctgcgcatgcgtagtGGACCTTCTTCCTCCGTAGGCGGCGGAAGTGGTGATCCTAACGTGTCGGCCATGAGTAGAGTGGCGGCGGTCGCAGGTCTGGTGGGCTACAGCAGCTCCGACTCGGAAGACGAGGACGCATCCTCGGGAGCGCAAGGGGAAGGCGGCGAGGCCGGCGGCGCAAGCTCGGCGGAGGGACGCCAAGGACGCCGCTCTCCTGGCGACAGGTGGGCGTATCAGTTCAACACAGAAAGCCCGCTTCCCTTTTAGccgaaaaacacacacacacaaggaagacggggtggggagggaaaaggaaaaaggcaaaCTCGGGcaccagttttgttttttgtttttgtaaactgctttgaggttgttgttttcccccctacAATCGAGCAGTGTATAACTTTCaagaaataaatagataaaatggCATGTTCTTATAAGGACCATCTAGATTGGGAACAATTCAGAGGCAGCTGGAACGGTTGGGCTGGGTcctgctttctttctctccccctgccactcCAGGTTGCTAGACTGGTTTGTGCCCCTGttgccccttcttcctcctctcgaCACCTGTTGGTGGATACCTCCCAACAGTTCCATGCACTTCCTGGTACTATTGGAGCCAACTGCTGTCCTTTAAAACACCTCAGTTTGTTGTCTACTCCTCAGTGtcgccccttgtggtctcttccaactctatgattcttaggGTCTCAAGGCAAGGTCTGAGTCTTGCTGCTTTGGGGCCCTTTTGGCAGGAGAAAGCACCAGCTGAGCCCAGGGGTCTTCCGCAGAAGCCCCAGCAACTGAGCTACCGCCATTCCTTATTCCATCCCAAAGCTGAGTGGGTTGAGGCACAGCCCCGTCCTGCTACCCACCAGAGTTTCCCAGAggtttgcaacaattaaaacaattattaaaatgtaattcagactgaaatcaaCAGCATAGCAATTGAAATAAAGCAGATACAGGGCTGTGGTTAATTCTCAAGGCAACAATGTTTTTGCTTCTCCACAAAAAGCAGAGAGGAGTAAGTATTTAGTTACACTACTTTCCCTAGAGCAGGAAAAACCCAATGCTAAATACAAATTTGATGTAGGGAGGTGGTCATCTGAAATATTTTTCTGCCCAGTTTTCCTCAAACCTCACTCTCTCTGGGCATGGTGGGCTGCTCTGTGTCTCCATGCATTGCTCAGCTAGCCGTATCCAGTCACTCGACTTATTTTTGCACTCATCTGAGGAGTATTAAAGAGGAGTATTAAAAGGGCTGGGaattctcttttctccctctacCTTGCAGCTCAACAGCTCATCGCCTTCCTGTGCCAGACAGTGTGCTAAGTATGTTCAGAGATCAGGAGGAGGCAGAGACAGTGGTGGACGACAGCAGCAAGCATGGAGGCCGCCTGCGGACCTTTCCCCATGAGCGAGGCAACTGGGCAACACATGTCTACGTGCCTTGTGAGTGCCCTTCTGCTCTTTGTCCTCTCCTCTGACCCCCCTGTCACTAGGAAGTCAAACTCTGGAAACACATATTTGGGATTCAGCCAGAAATggtaccttttctccaaggagcagaGCCCTTCCAGCTGTTTTATCTGTCTGGCGGAGAAGTGCCATTCCAATGGGCAAGAGGAGGGAGGTTCCCACAGAGCCACAGTCACAACTTAATGTGGCTGACCAGACATCCTTAATAGAATTGTGCTTactgacacagaatcatagaattggagtgTTGGAGGGGATccgaagggtcatctaatccaacccctgacagatagccatccaatctctgtttaaaaacctcaagtgaaggacagtccaccaccttccttCCTAGGGAGTCTGTTCtcctgtcaaacatctcttacagtcagaaagttcttcctgatgtttagttggaatttcctttcttgtcatttaaatccattggttcgggccctcccctctggagcagcagaaaacaagcttgctccattttccataggacagccctttagatatttgaaggtggctaacGTATCACCTCTCAATcttttctccagactaaacatgtCTAAGAGGATTGAAACATGTCTTTTCAAACATCTCAATAGAATGCCATAACTGATgtagaaggtctctggttcaatctccagcatctcctggtagggatGAGAGAGActctccctgtctgaaaccctggagagccactgtcagtgtagacaatactgatttaGATGGGCTAGTgatatgactcagtataaggcagcttcctttgttcctattcaTAATAAGAAGGGGGGGACCAGATCAGAAGCACCACAGATCATTTAACTGCAACCAAGTGTTGCAGTGTAAAGCACTGATCCTCTTCACTGCTCCAGATATGATCGTGTCCACTCCTCTGTCTGTCTCATGGGGACATCACACACACATCCCGCACACCTTTCATAAGAGCTGACCAACATTCCCCCAGTTACATGGGTGACCCTGAGTCTTGGCAGGAGGcttaagccagtgtggtgtagtggttaagagcagtggactcgtaatctggtgaaccggattcgtgtccccactcctccatatgcagctgctgggtgaccttgggctagtcacacttctctgaagtctctcagcctcactcatctcacagtgtttgttgggggggggggaggaagggaaaggagattgttagccactttgagaatcCTCAGGGTAGTGagaaaacgggatatcaaatccaaaccttcctctcctcctcctcctcgttctaTGACACCCACACCCTGGGTTTGGCTACAGGCATATCTGCGGTGTCTTTCCAAAATCACCATGGAGCTTTTTCACAGACGCCTCTGAGCATGCAGCTCTGCCCTTTTCTGCACAAAAACATTATCACTTTCCCCCTACCCCAAAGTTTATGGAAGTTGCCAGTTtgccaccttcctcccccccccaccaacaaagCACACCCCAAATCATTCCACAGTCAGTGGGCAGTAGCAAGTGGGCAACAAGTGTTGAGGGAGGCCCAGATGCAGACCTCACCTACTCACTCCGTGGGGTCTCTGCTTCTTGCCTTGTTCTCTCCCAAACCAGAACACCAGCTCAATCACACTCTCCTGCTCTTTgtgctctcccccacccaacaGAATAATGCACTGGTTCCTCCAGTAGCAGAGGTAATATAGAGCCATCGTGACTAGAGGAGACTTGGGGTTGACAAAGAGCATCTTTCTCCACCCATCCACAGGTCCTGTTTGGTAGTGGCTGTAGGGTAGAGGAGGCCATTGTAATCCCCATTTTACAGAAGAGATTACCACCAAGTTGCCCCACAGCTTAGGAGAGATGCACCCACCTGCTCCAATCCTCCACTGTTGTTCTGCTGTTCTGTACAGATGAGGCTCAGGAGGACTTCCTCGAGCtgctccagctcctcctcctgcgtGCATGTGCATCCGTGCCATCGCTGACGGCTATGGCAGAGTTTCACATCAGCCTTTCTCAGGGTGTGATCCTGCGCCACCACTGGATAAGTCCTGTTGTCCAGTCCCTCAAGGAACACCTGGCTTCCTTCCCCAGGTAAGATGCTTTGAAcccttagaccaggggttcccaacaaaattttctcgaggacccctcatcaagccgctattgtgacaaggacccccattaattcctaatcctaaaattaaaaagtgagagccaaattaagagtctttttatattttatatttatacgttttttacagttacaacagagtactccatcagtatacagttagttttagttttcagttcttaatgagatgagttaaatctgtcctttgagtccattatttctgaaatattaggttccaaacttgaaactttcactctgaaatctgaccgcatgtcgagccgattcctatatttgtttttcatgaaacacatggaagaaaatgcttgctcacaccgatatgtggttgcaaatggaaggatctttttcatttccttatctccaagtttctcgtagtccttgcggcatacagcagaactactgcctctatctaattttgcgctagactctgctcatgcaggaagcggccaaaacaaaaaatctgttatcatacgaaatatatttaatatattttttattctaataggatcttgaggacccctctggcatagctcacggacccctgggggtccccggaccacctgttgggaaccactgccttagaccACTCCTTCCTCTTGCACTTTTGACACCACCTCCCCTTGACCCAGTGGATTTTATTAATCTACACTTCTTCCGTGAGGAAGCAGATGGGGCATTATTGACCCACACCAAAATACATCTCTCCCTGTTCACTCCAAAATCATGACATGGTATGACTCGTGGAACTCACTCACccttccaccatagctgccaagttatccctttttaaaggggattttcccttatgctgaataggcttcctcgcgagaaaagggaaaacttggcagctatgccttccacATGGTTACTAAATTAGCTGATCTTATTCCACTTGAAAATTTGCGTGCAGTTTTTATACTTTAGAGCAGTCTTTgctacaacctggtgccctctatatATTCTGgcactgcctggggctgatgggaattgtagtccaaaacatctgaatggGACCCAGGCAAGAGCTCCTTTAGAGAACAGCAGCAAAACCTGGATCAACAAAAGGGAGCAAagggaaaggtaagtgtggagaGCTGTAATTGCTGGAAGAGAGTGACTTAAAGGCTCCAGGGAGGGGCAAATCAGAAAATGCACTCCCCAGCCCCTGCGTCTTAGTATGCCTTACTTCTTCTCCCCTGTCCTTCTCCTCCTCATCTTGCAAAGGAATCAGATGGATTTTCCCCCATTTCAGGTTCACCTGTAGAGCAGATCGAGTGACGATTTACACCAATGAGCCCAAAAGCAGGTGAGTGAATGGTGCTGAGGCTACTCCTCAGAGAGCAATAGGGTGCTTTCCATCATGTCCTCAGGCTGAAATTGCCAGCCATCCTGTGGCATGATTGGCACAAGCAGAATAACTGCACAAGGACAAGGTTggtagagaggagggggaggccaGTGTTTGCCTCAAGTGGGCCAGCATTCTATTGGTGCCCGCTTGGCCCTTTGCCTTCTGGGGCAAAGTGGACACTCACAGTGAACATTAACATTGAACTGCTCTAAGATTCTGTCAAATCTCTCTGCAGGACCTTCATTGGCTTGGAGGTAACTTCTGGGCATACTCAGCTCTTGGAGTTGGTTTCTGAAGTGGACAGAGTTATGGAGGAATTCAGTCTCCCTTCTTTCTACAAGGTAAGACTTCCACTGTTCTAGGAGGGAGTGGAGTCTGCAAAAAGAGGCTGTTGCTGAATGACCAAGGCCCTGGAAATAAACAGTttattacattatatatatacaaTTACCAACCGagttccctccagatattttggccatcatccccaaccagtaTTCCCAAATAAGACTGCAGATCTCATGTGATATGTGTCTAAACTAGCTGTGGTACCATAAACTTGTTGAGGAAACCAACCAGCCCACCCAAAGCCTCCCTCTTTGCCCTGGAGACTCATTTccatggaagaaaaagaagggtgCTCAGCTCCCACCAGGAAATTTGGGGTGGTGGCACCAAGCTGGGTTAGTGCAGCTTCTCCAGATTCTTAGCATCTGCTTTTTCCTGGCTTCTGTACAGAATCCCTCATTCCATCTCAGCCTCGCGTGGTGTGTTGGAAACCTTTCTGAAGAACTTGAAAGTTGTCTTCAGGAGTTGCAGGTAACCACCTCGGATGTCATTCATGAGCATAGAGGTTTAAGGAATTATCTTGCTCAGGGGGCTGAAATGGAGGTGTGTGCCTTTGGCATTTCTGGAGATACCTTTTCAGTTTGCAGAAGTGCTCAGGGCAACATCTGGTGATGAAAAGCTTACCTGGGAATTCTTGACCTTTCCTCAACCTGGAGTTCCACAGAGAGGGTACTGCAACTATAAAGCTATCTCTACATTTCCCTCTTCTTTAAATcggccttccccaaccttatgTCTTGGATTACAATtcctgctggccagggctgatgtgAGTGCTGCTCCAAAAAACAtctggggaaggctgatttaaaTGTTGATGCGAGACAGAGCAGGTACACAAGGAGTTCTGTGTACGAGAATGTGCTCCTTCCTGCACACAGGACCCACACTGTGAAGGGCTCCAAAAGTGAAAACCAGCAGCCTTGAACCGGACCTCAAAGCTAATTAGTACCAAAGGAGATCGGCCCAAATGGGAGCACAAagccataagaacatcagaagagctctgttggatcaggctaatggcccaactagtccagcatcctgttctcgcagtggccagctagatgcttcACTGGGaaaccctgcaagcaggatctgagcacaagaatgctctcctctcctgtggtttccagaaactggtattcagaagtataagCCCTCTCCTACCCACATTTGTCACATATTAATATGTCCAGCATGCTGCCTGTTTAATGTTCAGGGGCCAATCAGATTCCTGGGCTCTGCATAATTCCCAACCCCCTCTCCTCCTTTGTCTTTTCCAGGAGATTGTGAATGGGTTTGAGGACTCTTCATACCTTGTGCGAATTCCTGGGGCCGAAGTCCGTTGCAAGTCTGGCAAGAAGATCTTCTCCTTCCCTTTACGGTAGGAGCTGGGAGAATAATCCACAGCAGCCGTCAGCTGAGGATGGACCTTACCTACCGTTTTGCCAGGATGCAAGGAATGGTCAGAAGCCACAAATTATATTCGTGGCTCAGCAGTAAGATGGTGGTAGCTCCTTGCCCCCATTGTTCATTTTTAAGAGTCTTGCAAGTGGTGGGCCTAAGGTGAAGGGTCCAGTGCTACAAAGGTGAAGGGTCCAGTGCTACAAAAGAATGCAGAGGCTACATTAACAGCCACAGCTTCGTGCCAGCATGATTATTGAGGGAGTTGTGACATGCAAAAGTGCCATTCAGTTCTGAGGGCCAGTTGAAAATGATGCTCAGTTTTGAAGTGGACAACAGCTGAGTAGAATCTCTCCTGATCTGGAGGACAACAGAAATTACCCATTAGAAGTTTGAGAGGATCCCTGCCTGCCCCTAAAGCTGATGTCACAAGAGGCATTTGGCTCGAAAGCATCCTTGCTGGTTGAGAGCATGAAGTCTTCTGGCTGTCAGACCGAGCTGTTAGCTAAAAATTgatcaaatgagaaacagaagtacagatcccccacccccttgtgtGGACAGTTTCAAAAGCCACAAAAGACTATATATTGGGGTACGTGGAGGTGAGAGTGTGCATTGGGTTTTACCAGGGTAGTGGTGTTGTCAATTGGCCAGATAACCGCCAGGGGTCAGTGTTGAGTTGGCTTTCTTTACACCACTTCACAGTCTCTGTCTTATGGAGGTTTAATTGCCCTGTCTTCCTCCCCatcccatgctggttggggccgatgggaattgtagtccaaaacttctggaggccaccaggttggtaCGGGCTGCATAAAGGGTCTATAAAGATATCTCTCAGGGAATTCTCAGCTTGCCCAAAAGGCCACACACCAGTGTTCTGTGGGGCAAAACAGGACAGGTATACCAACTTACAACTGGTTTAGGAGCAGAGTGTAGGAAAAATGGCCTTGATTTGTGGGGATGTGGGTAGGGTGCCAATTGGAGCTGAAAGAcggtattaattttttttaatataagtgTAAATAAATCTGCAAAAGTTTGAATTAAGTTTTATATTGCTGTTACAATCTGCCTTGGAATTTTCAATGAGAAACTGTATcaacagttttttaaataaatataatttcctGTTGTTGGAGCTGCTGGCTCTAATGCTTGGGgcaggcaaattccatgctagggattatTAGGATATGGActgaaaataagaacataagaagagcccttctggatcaggccaatggcccatctagtccagcatcctgttctcacagtggctgagcaGATGCCCAACAGGGAGCTGAAAGCAGGACcccagcacaagagccttctcccctcctgaggtttccagcaactggtattcagaagcattgctgcctcaaagATAGCCAGCATAGTACATGAATCTGTTACATTGGCCACACTTGCAAtactatgtacagtggaacctcggtttacgaattttcggtttacgaacgccgcggacccatctggaacggattaattcactttccattactttcaacgggaaagttcgcttcagtttatgaacgcttcagtttatgaacagacttccggaaccaattacacccatgcttcaggttaagtacgcttcaggttgagtactccgcggacccatctagaacggattaatccactttccattactttcaatgggaaagttcgcttcagtttatgaacacttcagtttatgaacagacttctggaaccagttgtgttcataaactgaggtaccactgtacagttctggttgtcataactaaaaattaaaataaaaatatattatagagctggaaggggtgcAGAAAAATAACTCAAGCAACCAATTAGAGTACTTTCAGAAGGAGGAAAAGCTAAAgggtttgagggtttttttagctGGAGAGGGGGGCTTGTACAAGGAAGGGGAATACAATGAAGGTTTATAAAACTATGCAACATATCCAAAAAAATATTATCCCTTATAGGGCCCACCTAATGAGATAGATTGGCAGTGGATTCAGGACAGATGTAAAGTCTTGCCTCAGCCTTCCCTTACCTAGGGCcctcaggtgttttggactacaattcccacaagccccagccagcatagctaatggaagttgtagtccaaaacatccagagggcaccaggctaaGGAAGGCTGTACCACCACATACAAGACATAGTTTATAGAGTATGCTCCCACACGGCGTAATAATGGGGCTGTAAAGGAGCATTTAACAAATCTTTGGACAGCAATTGATAAAGCTGcttcattattattcatttatgaaCCACCTTTTTCATCTGCATCTGTGTCAAAGCAATTTtcaaaaaacacacattaaattttttaaaaaataaaatacaaaacgagaGCCTAAGTCTCCTCCAGCTGGAAAAACTTGTCAAaacagaaaattccttcagttgtttccagaagCACAGAAGTGAGCGCCTGTTGTATCTCGACAGGAATGCTTTTGCACAAAACAGGTGCAGCCAGGCTGAGAGCCCTGCTCCAAACCACTATGGATGTTTGGGGGGCTTAAAAGGAGAAGCTCTCCTCCAGACCACAGTGACCCACAAGGCATATAAGGGACAAGGCAGTTCTCTCAAGTATCAATTGAGGCTAATAACctacccagctcagtattgtctataggCCACTGGCTCTCTGGAGCTTCAGTCAGGAGTGTTTCCTAGCCCACCCAGAGATGTGAGGGTGGAACCTGGCCTTTTCTACAAGTAGAGCATCAACTTTGTCCCTGAGCTATGCCCTCCTCCTTGCTTTGGGTATGTGCTGAAGGTCTGGCATCACAGGATGAATTCCTCTGAATACACGTTGCGGGAAGCAGCTGTCATATTCCATGTCCTGCTTATCAGTTGCCCGGAAACACCTCTGTGAGAAAAAGATGGCACTGACCTTAATGTACTTCTGGTCATATTGTGTATGGGATGCTGTATCTTTTGGCAGAAAATGCAATAAACCCAAGCCAAAGCTGATTCCCAATTGATAAACAAGAACACCCAATTTTTCACCCAACCAAGAAAGGTTCTTAACTACCGTATGCACTGACAGTTGCTGCTGAACTCTGTTTACCAGGGAAGAGGCAAAGTCCTGATCAACGTCACAAAGTAAACAAAAGGGCAGGAGTTAAAATACGAATTCAATCTGCATTGGGAGTTGCTCTTGCCAGGCCAGTTCTATTGCCCACTTTGGCCCTTCTCCACCAATCAATGTTTaggaacagcctttgccaacctggcaccctccagaggttgtggacagctgatgggaattgtagtccatctggaggtcaccaggttggcaaaggccaaACCTTTTCTGCAAGTTATTCGGTTTTGCATTGAACAGAATTTCCCAGCTGTTCTTTGGAAGAAATCCCACTGTCTTCAGTGAAATTTTACTTCCAAACTGGTGTCTACCATAATTAAGCCTGGCCACAGTTGTTGAGCAGCCAAATATTAGGAAGGTGCTAACTGGCAACAAATCCATAACTTATGGATTACCCTGGTCCTGGTGGGACGGGGTAGAGAAGTGCCAAAACCAGGCAGGGAGCTTTTTGGCATGGGTGGCAGATGCTTTCCTAGCCTTTAAGCTGCTCCACGTTAAAGGTGAACTTGTGCAATTTCAAGAGGGGGGTGGAGCAGGGGAAGAGAAGCTGTTTTGAATGTAGAACATGAAAGTTGCTAAGGTAATAATTCTTTGCACGCTTCCTTGGAAGTGAGCCCTTTTGGACTCAGCAGGCTTTACCCCCTGAGTAAATACGGTTAGGCTGGGCATTGCACCTGTCGCTTCCGCCCTTGCCTTTTGAGGGAAAGTT includes:
- the USB1 gene encoding U6 snRNA phosphodiesterase 1 isoform X1; the encoded protein is MATAGWHQPEFCNRCSLKEALLRMRSGPSSSVGGGSGDPNVSAMSRVAAVAGLVGYSSSDSEDEDASSGAQGEGGEAGGASSAEGRQGRRSPGDSSTAHRLPVPDSVLSMFRDQEEAETVVDDSSKHGGRLRTFPHERGNWATHVYVPYEAQEDFLELLQLLLLRACASVPSLTAMAEFHISLSQGVILRHHWISPVVQSLKEHLASFPRFTCRADRVTIYTNEPKSRTFIGLEVTSGHTQLLELVSEVDRVMEEFSLPSFYKNPSFHLSLAWCVGNLSEELESCLQELQEIVNGFEDSSYLVRIPGAEVRCKSGKKIFSFPLR
- the USB1 gene encoding U6 snRNA phosphodiesterase 1 isoform X2 encodes the protein MATAGWHQPEFCNRCSLKEALLRMRSGPSSSVGGGSGDPNVSAMSRVAAVAGLVGYSSSDSEDEDASSGAQGEGGEAGGASSAEGRQGRRSPGDSSTAHRLPVPDSVLSMFRDQEEAETVVDDSSKHGGRLRTFPHERGNWATHVYVPYEAQEDFLELLQLLLLRACASVPSLTAMAEFHISLSQGVILRHHWISPVVQSLKEHLASFPRFTCRADRVTIYTNEPKSRTFIGLEVTSGHTQLLELVSEVDRVMEEFSLPSFYKEIVNGFEDSSYLVRIPGAEVRCKSGKKIFSFPLR